The following nucleotide sequence is from Kiritimatiella glycovorans.
GCGTCGAAGACACGTTCGCGGCGGAGTTTACCACGCTCCTCCTGATGGGGGCCCTGCTGAGCCTCCTGTACGAGCTGACCGGCAGCTTGTACGCGGGTATCGGGCTTCATGCCGGATGGGTCTGCGCGATGCGGGTTTCAAAGACCCTGCTCGACCACGGGAGCGGGGACGGAGGATTCTGGTTCGGGCCCAGCGAGTGGCTGTCGAAAGACGCGGCGGGCGTCGCGGCGGCCGCCCTGTTTCTCGCCGCCCTGCTGGGCTTCCGCCTGTGGGCCGCCGCGCCTCTGCGACAGCGGGTCCGCGCGCGAGTGCCCGCCGGAATTTACAGTGAAGACCTCAGCGATCCGGGAACAGGGGAGGGCGAAAATGATCTATAAAACCTATGGAAACACCGGGAAGCGGATCTCCGTGCTCGCCGCGGGCGGGATGCGTCATGCCGTACCGGAAGATACCGAACGTTCGGCTGAAACGCTGCTGCGCGCCTATCAAGCCGGCGTGAACTATTTCGACACGGCCCCGGGCTACTGCGAAGACCGCAGCGAAACCATCACCGGACGCGCATTGCGTCAAATGAAGCCCGGCACTTATCACGTCGCCACCAAGAGCATGAAAAGCGACGGTTCGGAACTGCGCGAACAGCTCGAACGGTCGCTCGAACGACTGGGTGTCGACCGGATCGACTTCTTTCATATCTGGTGCCTGCTCGACCGGGAAAAATGGATCGAGCGCAAGCGCGGCAGAGCCGTGGACGCGGCCCTGCGCGCCAGAGAAGAGGGACTGATCGAGCACCTGTGCTTCTCCACGCACATGGGCCATCACGAAGCGGACGAGGTCATCGAAGAGGGAATCTTCGACGGGGTCCTGCTGGGCTACAACGCGCTCAATTTTCCGCTGAGAGAAGCCACGGTCCGCAAAGCGCAGGAGCGCGGTATGGGCGTGATGGCGATGAATCCGCTGGCGGGCGGACTGATTCCGGAGCATCCGGAATCGTTCGATTTTCTGCGCGATGGAGCGGACCCCGATGTGGTGACAGCGGCGCTGAGGTTCGTCTGTTCCGCGCCCGGGATCACGGGGGCGCTCGTCGGCTTCAGGGGGGCGGACGACGTGGATACCGCCGCGGCGGCGCTTGAGGATTTCCGTCCATATTCACAGGAGCACATGGACCGGCTGAAGGAGCGCATCCGCGATCGCTTCGAGGGGTTCTGCACGGGATGCGGCTACTGTCTTCCGTGCCCCTCCGGGGTGCCGATCCCCAAGCTGATGGACGCCGCCAACGTCCTTCAGCTCGAGAACCGTCCGGGAAAGGTGGTTCAGCGCCTGAGGATGCACTGGGGCCTCTCGCCGGAAGAGGCGGGGAAGTGCACACAGTGCGGTCAGTGTGAGCAGGCCTGTACCCAGCACCTGCCGATCATCGAACGGTTGAACGAGGTGGCGGATTTGAGTGAGAGCACTG
It contains:
- a CDS encoding aldo/keto reductase; this encodes MIYKTYGNTGKRISVLAAGGMRHAVPEDTERSAETLLRAYQAGVNYFDTAPGYCEDRSETITGRALRQMKPGTYHVATKSMKSDGSELREQLERSLERLGVDRIDFFHIWCLLDREKWIERKRGRAVDAALRAREEGLIEHLCFSTHMGHHEADEVIEEGIFDGVLLGYNALNFPLREATVRKAQERGMGVMAMNPLAGGLIPEHPESFDFLRDGADPDVVTAALRFVCSAPGITGALVGFRGADDVDTAAAALEDFRPYSQEHMDRLKERIRDRFEGFCTGCGYCLPCPSGVPIPKLMDAANVLQLENRPGKVVQRLRMHWGLSPEEAGKCTQCGQCEQACTQHLPIIERLNEVADLSESTE